A window of the Kosakonia sp. BYX6 genome harbors these coding sequences:
- the phoP gene encoding two-component system response regulator PhoP codes for MRVLVVEDNALLRHHLKVQLQELGHQVDAAEDAKEADYFLNEHLPDIAIVDLGLPDEDGLSLIRRWRSHDVTLPVLVLTARESWQDKVEVLSAGADDYVTKPFHIEEVVARIQVLMRRNSGLASQLISMPPFQVDLSRRELSIHDDVVKLTAFEYTIMETLIRNSGKVVSKDSLMLQLYPDAELRESHTIDVLMGRLRKKIQAQFPDEVITTVRGQGYLFELPK; via the coding sequence ATGCGCGTACTCGTTGTGGAAGACAATGCTCTGTTACGTCACCATTTGAAAGTTCAGTTGCAGGAACTGGGACACCAGGTCGACGCCGCCGAAGATGCCAAGGAAGCCGATTACTTTCTGAACGAACACCTTCCCGATATCGCCATTGTCGATCTCGGCTTGCCGGATGAAGATGGCCTGTCGCTGATTCGCCGCTGGCGCAGCCATGATGTCACGCTGCCGGTGCTGGTATTGACCGCGCGCGAAAGCTGGCAGGACAAAGTTGAAGTGCTCAGCGCTGGTGCCGATGATTACGTCACCAAGCCGTTCCACATTGAAGAAGTGGTCGCGCGCATTCAGGTTTTGATGCGCCGCAACAGCGGCCTCGCTTCGCAGCTGATTTCCATGCCGCCGTTCCAGGTCGATCTCTCCCGCCGCGAACTCTCCATTCATGATGATGTCGTCAAATTAACCGCGTTTGAATACACCATCATGGAAACCCTGATCCGCAATAGCGGCAAAGTGGTGAGCAAAGATTCGCTGATGCTACAGCTCTACCCCGACGCAGAGTTGCGCGAAAGCCACACCATTGATGTGCTGATGGGGCGGCTGCGTAAAAAAATCCAGGCACAATTTCCCGACGAGGTGATCACGACAGTGCGCGGCCAGGGCTATCTGTTCGAACTGCCAAAATGA
- the phoQ gene encoding two-component system sensor histidine kinase PhoQ, giving the protein MRRLLRHILPLSLRVRFLLATAAVVMVLSLAYGVVALVGYSVSFDKTTFRLLRGESNLFYTLAHWENNTLRVDLPDNLDQQSPTMTLIYDKRGQLIWSQRDVPWLQKRIEPGWLTTNGFHEIEADADASSTLIDDDHSVAQELKRIRKDDSDSEMTHSVAVNVYPATARMPQLTIVVVDTIPIELNRSYMVWSWFFYVLAANLLLVVPLLWLAAWWSLRPIEDLAREVRELEEHHREQLNPETTRELTSLVRNLNRLLKSERERYDKYRTTLTDLTHSLKTPLAVLQSTLRSLRSEKMSVRAAEPIMLEQISRISQQIGYYLHRATMRGSSMLSRELHPVAPLLDSLTSALNKVYQRKGVNITLDISPEISFVGEQNDFMEVMGNVLDNACKYCLEFVEVSVNQTDEKLHIVVEDDGPGIPAAKREMVFDRGQRADTLRPGQGVGLSVAREIVEQYGGQILTGESLLGGARMEVIFGRQQTGITGD; this is encoded by the coding sequence ATGAGACGCCTGTTGCGGCATATTTTGCCGCTTTCACTGCGAGTTCGCTTTTTACTCGCCACCGCTGCGGTGGTGATGGTGCTTTCCCTCGCCTATGGCGTCGTCGCCCTGGTGGGTTACAGCGTCAGCTTCGACAAAACCACCTTCCGCCTGCTGCGCGGCGAGAGCAACCTGTTCTACACCCTCGCGCACTGGGAAAATAATACGCTGCGTGTTGACCTGCCCGACAATCTCGACCAGCAAAGCCCGACCATGACGCTTATCTACGACAAGCGCGGGCAGCTTATCTGGTCGCAGCGCGATGTGCCGTGGCTGCAAAAACGTATTGAACCCGGTTGGCTGACGACCAATGGTTTTCATGAAATCGAAGCGGATGCCGACGCCAGTAGCACGCTTATTGATGACGATCACTCTGTCGCGCAGGAGCTGAAAAGGATCCGCAAAGATGACAGCGATTCTGAAATGACGCACTCGGTGGCAGTCAATGTCTATCCTGCGACCGCGCGAATGCCGCAGCTGACTATTGTCGTCGTCGATACTATCCCTATCGAACTGAACCGCTCTTATATGGTGTGGAGTTGGTTTTTCTATGTGCTGGCGGCCAACCTGTTGCTGGTGGTGCCGCTGCTGTGGCTGGCCGCCTGGTGGAGCTTGCGACCCATTGAAGATCTGGCGCGGGAAGTGCGCGAACTGGAAGAGCATCACCGCGAACAGCTTAACCCGGAAACCACCCGCGAACTGACCAGCCTGGTGCGCAACCTCAACCGTTTGCTGAAAAGCGAACGCGAGCGTTATGACAAATACCGCACGACGCTGACCGATCTCACCCACAGTTTGAAAACACCGCTGGCAGTGTTGCAAAGCACCCTGCGCTCGTTACGCAGCGAGAAAATGAGCGTCCGCGCTGCCGAACCGATAATGCTTGAGCAAATTAGCCGCATTTCGCAGCAAATTGGTTACTACCTGCATCGCGCAACGATGCGCGGCAGCAGCATGCTCAGCCGCGAATTGCACCCGGTCGCTCCGCTGCTCGACAGTTTGACCTCGGCGCTGAACAAGGTTTATCAGCGCAAAGGCGTCAACATCACGCTCGATATTTCACCGGAAATCAGTTTTGTCGGTGAGCAAAATGACTTTATGGAAGTGATGGGCAACGTGCTGGATAACGCCTGCAAGTATTGCCTTGAATTTGTAGAAGTTTCAGTAAACCAGACCGACGAGAAGCTGCATATTGTGGTTGAAGACGACGGCCCCGGTATTCCCGCCGCGAAACGCGAGATGGTGTTTGATCGCGGCCAGCGCGCCGACACGCTGCGCCCAGGCCAGGGCGTCGGGCTTTCCGTTGCGCGCGAAATCGTCGAACAGTATGGCGGGCAGATCCTCACCGGCGAAAGCCTGCTCGGCGGAGCCAGGATGGAAGTGATCTTTGGTCGCCAGCAAACGGGGATAACTGGCGACTGA
- a CDS encoding cupin domain-containing protein, translated as MEYHADINWPDFIQRYWQKRPVVLKRGIKDFVDPISPDELAGLAMENEVDSRLVSHLDGKWQVSHGPFQSYDHLSESNWSLLVQAVNHWHQPAAALMRPFRALPDWRTDDLMISFSVPGGGVGPHLDQYDVFIIQGTGRRRWRVGEKTTLKQHCPHPDLLQVDPFEAIIDEELEPGDILYIPPGFPHEGYSLENSLNYSVGFRAPSGREMISGFADYVLQRELGSQRYSDPDVPQREHPADILPQEVDKLREMMLGLISQPEQFKEWLGEFISQSRHELDVAPPEPPYQPDEIYDALKQGDKLARLGGLRVLRIGEDVYANGEKINSPHRPALEALASHIVLSGEMFGDALEDPSFLAMLAALVNSGYWFFED; from the coding sequence ATGGAATATCATGCAGATATAAATTGGCCAGACTTTATTCAACGCTACTGGCAAAAACGCCCGGTGGTGCTGAAACGTGGAATTAAAGATTTCGTCGACCCCATCAGCCCGGATGAACTGGCAGGTCTGGCAATGGAAAATGAAGTGGACAGCCGCCTGGTCAGCCATCTTGACGGTAAATGGCAGGTCAGCCACGGTCCTTTCCAGAGCTACGATCACCTGAGCGAAAGTAACTGGTCGCTGCTGGTACAGGCGGTGAACCACTGGCACCAACCGGCCGCCGCGCTGATGCGCCCGTTTCGCGCCCTGCCGGACTGGCGCACCGACGATCTGATGATCTCTTTCTCGGTGCCGGGCGGCGGCGTTGGCCCGCATCTCGATCAATATGATGTGTTTATTATTCAGGGCACGGGCCGTCGTCGCTGGCGTGTCGGCGAGAAAACAACGCTGAAGCAACATTGCCCGCATCCGGATCTGCTGCAAGTTGATCCGTTCGAGGCGATTATCGATGAAGAACTGGAGCCGGGCGATATTCTCTACATTCCGCCGGGATTCCCGCACGAAGGGTATTCGCTGGAGAATTCGCTGAACTATTCCGTTGGTTTTCGCGCGCCAAGCGGGCGCGAGATGATCAGTGGTTTTGCGGATTATGTTCTGCAACGCGAACTGGGCAGCCAGCGCTATAGTGACCCGGACGTGCCGCAGCGCGAACATCCGGCAGATATTTTGCCGCAAGAAGTGGATAAGCTGCGCGAAATGATGCTCGGCCTGATTAGCCAGCCGGAACAGTTTAAAGAGTGGCTTGGCGAGTTTATCTCCCAGTCGCGCCACGAGTTGGATGTCGCACCACCGGAGCCGCCGTATCAGCCGGATGAAATCTACGATGCGTTAAAACAGGGCGATAAACTGGCGCGTCTCGGCGGCCTGCGCGTGCTGCGCATCGGCGAAGACGTTTATGCCAACGGTGAGAAGATCAACTCCCCGCACCGCCCGGCGCTGGAAGCGCTGGCAAGCCATATAGTGTTAAGCGGTGAGATGTTCGGCGACGCGCTGGAAGACCCCTCCTTCCTCGCCATGCTCGCCGCGCTGGTCAACAGCGGTTATTGGTTTTTTGAAGACTGA
- a CDS encoding REP-associated tyrosine transposase → MSNYRRHYVQGGTWFFTVNLRDRRSELLTCHINTLRLATLTVKRRKPFHIDAWVILPEHMHCIWTLPEDDEDFSARWREIKKAFSKSLSLDNVWQPRFWEHTIRNQEDYRRHMDYVYINPVKHGWVKCVAQWPFSTFHRDVRAGLYPSDWAGEVGELNAGERIALD, encoded by the coding sequence GTGTCAAATTATCGTCGTCACTATGTGCAGGGCGGCACATGGTTTTTTACAGTCAACCTTCGCGACAGGCGAAGCGAGCTCCTTACCTGCCATATCAACACGCTACGCCTTGCCACCTTAACGGTAAAACGCCGCAAACCGTTTCATATTGATGCCTGGGTCATCCTTCCTGAACATATGCATTGCATCTGGACGTTGCCAGAAGACGATGAGGATTTTTCCGCGCGTTGGCGCGAGATTAAAAAAGCTTTCAGCAAATCCTTGTCGCTCGATAACGTATGGCAGCCGCGCTTTTGGGAGCACACAATCCGCAATCAGGAGGATTACCGCCGCCACATGGATTACGTGTATATCAATCCGGTTAAACATGGATGGGTGAAATGCGTGGCGCAATGGCCATTTTCAACATTTCATCGTGATGTCCGTGCCGGGTTATATCCGTCAGATTGGGCGGGCGAGGTTGGGGAATTGAATGCCGGAGAGCGAATTGCTCTGGACTAA
- the pepT gene encoding peptidase T, protein MDKLLERFLQYVSLDTQSKPGVRQVPSTEGQWKLLHLLQDQLNEMGLENVTLSDKGTVMAKLPSNVQADVPAIGFISHVDTSPDCSGKNVNPQILENYRGGDIALGVGDEILSPVMFPVLHQLLGQTLITTDGKTLLGADDKAGVAEIMTALAVLKKKNIPHGDICVAFTPDEEVGKGAKHFDVEAFGAKWAYTVDGGGVGELEFENFNAASVTIKIVGNNVHPGTAKGVMVNALTLASKIHAQVPEEESPEQTEGYEGFYHLTSIKGTVERAEMHYIIRDFDRKAFEARKRKMMEIAKKVGKGLHPDCYIELVIEDSYYNMREKVAEFPHIIEIAQQAMRDCDIEPDMKPIRGGTDGAQLSFMGLPCPNIFTGGYNYHGKHEFVTLDGMEKAVQVIVRIAELTAKGE, encoded by the coding sequence ATGGACAAATTATTAGAACGTTTTTTGCAGTACGTTTCTCTGGATACTCAATCAAAGCCCGGCGTTCGCCAGGTGCCAAGCACTGAAGGTCAGTGGAAGCTCCTGCATTTACTGCAAGACCAGCTCAACGAGATGGGGCTGGAAAATGTGACGTTAAGTGATAAAGGCACGGTCATGGCGAAACTGCCGTCGAATGTGCAAGCTGACGTCCCCGCGATTGGTTTTATTTCCCACGTTGATACCTCGCCTGATTGCAGTGGCAAAAACGTTAATCCGCAAATCCTTGAAAACTACCGTGGTGGCGACATCGCGCTGGGCGTTGGCGATGAGATCCTCTCGCCTGTGATGTTCCCGGTGCTGCATCAGTTGCTGGGGCAAACCCTGATTACCACCGACGGCAAAACGCTGCTCGGCGCGGATGATAAAGCCGGTGTAGCCGAAATCATGACCGCGCTGGCGGTGCTCAAAAAGAAAAATATTCCCCACGGTGATATTTGCGTGGCCTTTACGCCGGATGAAGAGGTGGGCAAAGGCGCGAAGCATTTTGATGTCGAGGCGTTCGGCGCGAAATGGGCGTATACCGTGGATGGCGGCGGCGTCGGCGAGCTGGAGTTTGAGAACTTCAACGCTGCGTCGGTGACCATCAAAATTGTCGGTAATAATGTGCACCCTGGCACGGCGAAAGGCGTGATGGTCAACGCGTTGACGCTCGCCAGCAAAATTCACGCGCAGGTGCCGGAAGAGGAGAGCCCGGAGCAGACCGAGGGCTACGAAGGTTTTTACCATCTCACCAGTATTAAAGGCACGGTTGAACGCGCCGAGATGCACTACATCATCCGCGATTTTGACCGTAAAGCGTTTGAAGCCCGCAAACGTAAGATGATGGAGATCGCCAAGAAAGTGGGTAAGGGTTTGCACCCGGATTGTTATATCGAACTGGTGATCGAAGACAGTTATTACAACATGCGTGAGAAAGTGGCGGAGTTCCCGCACATTATCGAGATTGCGCAGCAGGCCATGCGCGATTGCGATATCGAGCCGGATATGAAACCGATTCGCGGCGGCACCGACGGCGCACAGCTCTCCTTTATGGGGCTGCCGTGCCCGAACATTTTCACCGGTGGGTATAACTACCACGGCAAGCATGAGTTTGTGACCCTCGACGGCATGGAAAAAGCGGTGCAGGTGATTGTGCGTATCGCGGAATTGACGGCCAAAGGGGAGTGA
- the potA gene encoding spermidine/putrescine ABC transporter ATP-binding protein PotA, translating into MTNPASGQPSDAQTRDRVKKLNTQSRSRSPLVQLAGIRKSFDGKNVISDFNLTINNGEFLTLLGPSGCGKTTVLRLIAGLENVDVGHIQLDAQDITHVPAEHRHVNTVFQSYALFPHMTVFENVAFGLRMQKTPAAEITPRVTDALRMVQLDEFAQRKPHQLSGGQQQRVAIARAVVNKPRLLLLDESLSALDYKLRKQMQNELKALQRKLGITFVFVTHDQEEALTMSDRIVVMRDGRIEQDGTPREIYEEPKNLFVASFIGEINIFNATVIERLDDSRVRASVEGRECNIYVNFAVEKGQQLNVLLRPEDLRVEEIHDISEVEGLIGYVRERNYKGMTLESMVELENGKMVMVSEFFNEDDPDFDHSLDQKMAINWVESWEVVLADEEHK; encoded by the coding sequence ATCACAAACCCCGCATCTGGTCAGCCTTCCGATGCGCAAACACGGGACAGAGTAAAAAAATTGAACACACAATCGCGTTCGCGTTCACCGCTGGTGCAACTGGCCGGTATTCGCAAAAGCTTTGATGGCAAAAATGTCATTTCTGATTTTAATCTCACCATCAATAACGGCGAATTTCTGACACTGCTTGGCCCGTCTGGCTGCGGTAAAACCACGGTCCTGCGTTTGATTGCCGGGCTGGAAAACGTCGATGTCGGCCATATCCAGTTGGACGCCCAGGATATTACGCACGTCCCGGCGGAACACCGCCATGTGAATACCGTTTTTCAAAGTTATGCCCTCTTCCCGCATATGACCGTGTTCGAAAACGTGGCATTTGGTCTGCGGATGCAAAAAACCCCGGCGGCAGAAATCACCCCGCGCGTGACCGACGCGCTGCGCATGGTGCAACTCGACGAATTCGCCCAGCGTAAACCGCATCAACTCTCCGGTGGCCAGCAACAGCGCGTCGCCATTGCCCGCGCGGTGGTCAATAAACCCCGTTTACTGCTGCTCGATGAGTCCCTCTCCGCGCTTGATTACAAGCTGCGCAAGCAGATGCAAAACGAACTGAAAGCGCTGCAACGTAAATTAGGCATTACCTTTGTCTTTGTGACCCACGATCAGGAAGAAGCGCTGACCATGTCCGATCGCATCGTGGTGATGCGCGATGGCCGCATTGAGCAAGACGGTACGCCGCGAGAAATCTACGAAGAGCCGAAAAACCTGTTTGTCGCCAGCTTTATTGGCGAAATCAATATCTTCAACGCCACCGTCATCGAACGCCTTGACGACAGCCGCGTGCGCGCCAGCGTTGAAGGCCGCGAGTGCAATATTTACGTCAATTTCGCAGTGGAAAAAGGCCAACAGCTTAACGTCCTGCTGCGCCCGGAAGATTTGCGCGTCGAAGAAATCCACGACATCAGCGAAGTAGAGGGCCTGATAGGCTACGTGCGCGAACGTAACTATAAAGGCATGACGCTGGAATCCATGGTTGAGCTGGAAAACGGCAAGATGGTGATGGTCAGCGAATTCTTCAACGAAGACGATCCGGATTTTGACCACTCGCTGGATCAAAAAATGGCCATTAACTGGGTCGAAAGCTGGGAGGTCGTACTGGCTGATGAAGAGCACAAGTAA
- the potB gene encoding spermidine/putrescine ABC transporter permease PotB, which yields MKSTSKFQNVVIATIVGWLVLFVFLPNLMIIATSFLTRDDANFVKLVFTLDNYARLLDPLYFDVLLHSLNMAVIATIACLVLGYPFAWFLAKLPAKVRPLLLFLLIVPFWTNSLIRIYGLKIFLSTKGYLNAFLLWLGVIDTPIRIMFTPSAVIIGLVYILLPFMVMPLYSSIEKLDKPLLEAARDLGASKLQTFTRIIIPLTMPGIIAGCLLVMLPAMGLFYVSDLMGGAKNLLIGNVIKSQFLNIRDWPFGSATSITLTIVMGLMLLVYWRAARLLNKRVELE from the coding sequence ATGAAGAGCACAAGTAAATTCCAGAATGTGGTAATCGCCACAATCGTCGGTTGGCTTGTGCTGTTTGTCTTTCTGCCCAACCTGATGATCATCGCCACCAGCTTTTTGACCCGCGACGACGCCAATTTCGTCAAGCTGGTCTTCACGCTGGATAACTACGCGCGTCTGCTCGATCCGCTCTATTTCGACGTGCTGCTGCATTCGTTGAATATGGCCGTCATCGCGACAATCGCCTGCCTGGTGCTCGGTTATCCGTTCGCCTGGTTTCTGGCGAAATTGCCGGCGAAAGTGCGCCCGCTGCTGCTGTTCTTGCTGATTGTCCCCTTCTGGACCAACTCGTTGATTCGCATTTACGGGCTGAAGATTTTCCTCAGCACCAAAGGCTATCTCAATGCGTTTTTGCTGTGGCTGGGGGTCATCGACACGCCAATTCGCATTATGTTTACGCCAAGCGCGGTGATCATCGGGCTGGTTTACATTCTGCTGCCGTTTATGGTGATGCCGCTCTACTCCAGCATCGAAAAGCTCGATAAACCGCTGTTGGAAGCGGCAAGAGATCTCGGCGCCAGTAAGCTGCAAACTTTTACACGCATTATTATTCCGCTGACCATGCCGGGGATTATTGCCGGTTGCCTGCTGGTGATGCTGCCGGCAATGGGGCTGTTTTATGTGTCAGATTTGATGGGCGGCGCGAAAAACTTGCTGATCGGTAACGTCATCAAAAGCCAGTTCCTGAATATTCGCGACTGGCCGTTTGGTTCCGCCACCAGCATTACTCTGACGATTGTGATGGGGCTGATGCTGCTGGTGTACTGGCGCGCCGCGCGTTTGCTGAATAAAAGGGTGGAACTGGAATGA
- the potC gene encoding spermidine/putrescine ABC transporter permease PotC: MIGRLLRGGFMTAIYAYLYIPIIILIVNSFNRSRFGINWQGFSTQWYSLLMNNDSLLQAAQHSLTMAVLSATFATLIGSLTAVALYRYRFRGKPFVSGMLFVVMMSPDIVMAISLLVLFMLLGVQLGFWSLLFSHITFCLPFVVVTVFSRLKGFDVRMLEAAKDLGASEITILRKIILPLAMPAVAAGWLLSFTLSMDDVVVSSFVTGPGYEILPLKIYSMVKVGVSPEVNALTTILLVLSLVLVIASQLIARDKTKTQGTDR, translated from the coding sequence ATGATCGGTCGACTGCTTCGCGGCGGTTTTATGACCGCCATTTACGCCTATCTTTATATCCCGATCATTATCTTGATCGTGAATTCGTTTAACCGTTCGCGCTTCGGCATTAACTGGCAGGGCTTTTCCACTCAGTGGTACAGCTTGTTGATGAATAACGACAGCCTGTTGCAGGCCGCACAGCATTCATTAACCATGGCGGTGCTGTCGGCGACATTCGCCACGCTTATCGGTTCGCTGACCGCCGTGGCCCTTTATCGCTACCGTTTTCGCGGCAAACCGTTTGTCAGCGGCATGCTGTTTGTGGTGATGATGTCGCCGGATATCGTGATGGCGATTTCGCTGCTGGTGCTGTTTATGTTGCTTGGCGTGCAGCTTGGCTTCTGGTCGCTGCTGTTTTCCCATATCACCTTCTGTCTGCCGTTTGTGGTGGTCACCGTTTTCTCGCGGTTGAAAGGCTTTGATGTGCGGATGCTGGAAGCAGCAAAAGATCTCGGCGCCAGCGAGATAACCATTCTGCGCAAAATCATTCTGCCGCTGGCGATGCCTGCGGTCGCGGCGGGCTGGTTACTCAGTTTTACCCTGTCGATGGATGACGTGGTGGTTTCCTCCTTCGTTACCGGGCCGGGGTATGAAATTCTGCCATTGAAGATCTATTCAATGGTGAAGGTCGGCGTATCACCCGAAGTGAATGCGCTCACCACCATTCTGTTGGTTCTGTCGCTGGTCCTGGTGATCGCCAGCCAGCTTATTGCTCGTGATAAAACAAAAACTCAGGGGACGGATAGATGA
- the potD gene encoding spermidine/putrescine ABC transporter substrate-binding protein PotD, with protein sequence MKKNWSRHLLAAGALAIGMSAAHADDNKTLYFYNWTEYVPPGLLEQFTKETGIKVIYSTYESNETMYAKLKTYKEGAYDLVVPSTYFVDKMRKEGMIQKIDRTKLTNFHNLDPQMLNKPFDPSNDYSIPYIWGATAIGVNSEAIDPKTVTSWADLWKPEYKGSLLLTDDAREVFQMALRKLGYSGNTTDPKEIEAAYKELQKLMPNVAAFNSDNPANPYMEGEVNLGMVWNGSAFVAREAGTPLEVVWPKEGGIFWMDSLSIPANAKNVDGALKLINFLLRPEIAKQVAETIGYPTPNLAARKLLKPEIANDKSLYPDAETINQGEWQNDVGSASAIYEEYYQKLKAGR encoded by the coding sequence ATGAAGAAAAACTGGTCACGCCACCTGCTCGCCGCCGGCGCGCTCGCCATCGGCATGAGCGCCGCGCACGCGGACGACAACAAAACGCTCTATTTCTATAACTGGACCGAGTACGTGCCGCCAGGCCTGCTTGAGCAGTTCACCAAAGAGACGGGCATCAAGGTGATTTATTCCACTTACGAGTCGAATGAAACCATGTACGCCAAGCTCAAAACCTACAAAGAAGGCGCTTACGATCTGGTGGTGCCGTCGACCTACTTCGTCGACAAAATGCGCAAAGAAGGCATGATCCAGAAGATCGATAGAACGAAGCTGACCAACTTTCACAACCTCGATCCGCAGATGCTCAACAAGCCGTTTGACCCGAGTAATGATTACTCGATTCCCTACATCTGGGGCGCCACCGCCATTGGCGTGAACAGCGAAGCTATCGATCCGAAAACCGTGACCAGTTGGGCCGACCTGTGGAAACCGGAGTACAAAGGCAGCCTGCTGCTGACCGATGATGCGCGCGAAGTGTTCCAGATGGCGCTGCGTAAACTGGGCTACTCCGGCAACACGACCGACCCGAAAGAGATTGAAGCGGCATATAAAGAGCTGCAAAAACTGATGCCAAACGTCGCGGCGTTCAACTCCGATAACCCGGCGAACCCGTATATGGAAGGCGAAGTGAACCTGGGCATGGTGTGGAACGGTTCCGCGTTTGTCGCCCGCGAGGCGGGCACGCCGCTGGAGGTGGTGTGGCCAAAAGAAGGCGGCATTTTCTGGATGGACAGCCTGTCAATTCCAGCGAACGCCAAAAACGTCGACGGCGCGCTGAAGCTGATTAACTTCCTGCTGCGCCCGGAAATCGCTAAACAAGTGGCGGAAACCATCGGTTACCCGACGCCGAACCTGGCCGCGCGTAAGCTGCTGAAACCGGAAATCGCCAACGACAAATCCCTTTACCCGGATGCTGAAACCATCAATCAAGGCGAGTGGCAAAATGACGTTGGCAGCGCCAGCGCCATTTACGAAGAGTATTACCAGAAGCTGAAAGCTGGTCGCTAA
- a CDS encoding sensor histidine kinase, translating to MPSVKTNWLNSLAMKILLAFIAGVLLTIAFLVSFSLIVKERLPGMDLSDYTRALARELQFDRNGQPVGFSHGDKYPVWIYTGLSNDVAYRVLDENGRVVLMSPGAQHWPPLLQITTPFTGDFGFTVNGIAYDGVTKAYNRDGKTWYIQMTASFRIIDFLHRGFALPFIRYGIESFSLVLLVVFGFCAWVTLTYSLRPLRKVSAEAAIISPRSLNARLQTEGVPTEIFPLIDSFNQALARLEKGYQTQQDFLAKAAHELKTPLTVIRAEVELMEDNNEVRPSLLLQVEHLARQVQQLLLLAEASEMLSYHFARVDAVAVARDCVQFLQRIADDAQVNLTLRVPNGPAFWLADRGALFTLLKNLMENAIQHAPVDSDVRTEITAERITVRDFGPGVAEDELPMLFSRFWRGAHRQDIGAGLGLAICQEIAVAHGWTLTVENRKPGLQLTLTK from the coding sequence ATGCCATCCGTGAAGACGAACTGGCTGAATAGTCTGGCAATGAAGATCCTGTTGGCGTTTATCGCTGGCGTGTTATTAACCATCGCGTTTCTGGTCTCATTTAGCCTGATCGTCAAAGAGCGCCTGCCGGGGATGGATCTCTCTGACTACACGCGTGCGTTAGCCAGAGAGCTGCAATTTGACCGCAATGGTCAGCCGGTCGGCTTCAGCCATGGCGACAAATATCCGGTGTGGATTTACACCGGTTTGTCGAACGATGTCGCCTACCGGGTGCTGGATGAAAATGGCCGGGTGGTGCTGATGTCGCCCGGCGCGCAACACTGGCCGCCGCTGTTGCAAATCACCACGCCTTTTACCGGCGACTTTGGTTTTACCGTCAACGGCATTGCCTATGATGGCGTGACCAAAGCCTACAACCGCGATGGCAAAACCTGGTATATCCAGATGACCGCCAGTTTTCGCATTATCGATTTTCTGCATCGCGGGTTTGCGCTGCCCTTTATCCGCTATGGCATTGAGTCATTTAGCCTGGTGCTATTAGTGGTGTTTGGTTTCTGCGCGTGGGTCACGCTGACTTACTCGCTACGACCGTTACGCAAAGTGTCTGCGGAAGCGGCAATTATCTCGCCTCGATCGCTGAATGCGCGGTTGCAAACCGAAGGCGTGCCCACCGAAATATTCCCGCTGATCGACAGTTTTAACCAGGCGCTGGCGCGGCTGGAGAAAGGTTACCAGACGCAGCAGGATTTCCTGGCTAAAGCGGCTCATGAACTCAAAACGCCGCTGACGGTGATCCGCGCGGAAGTGGAGTTGATGGAAGACAACAACGAAGTGCGCCCGTCGCTGTTGTTGCAGGTCGAACATCTGGCGCGCCAGGTGCAGCAGTTGTTGCTGCTGGCCGAAGCCAGCGAGATGCTCAGCTACCATTTTGCCCGCGTCGATGCGGTGGCGGTCGCGCGTGATTGCGTGCAGTTTTTACAGCGTATCGCCGATGATGCACAGGTGAATTTGACGCTGCGGGTGCCGAATGGGCCCGCGTTCTGGCTCGCGGATCGCGGGGCGCTTTTCACGCTGTTAAAGAACCTGATGGAGAACGCGATCCAGCATGCGCCGGTGGATTCCGATGTGCGTACCGAAATCACTGCCGAGCGCATTACGGTGCGGGATTTTGGGCCTGGCGTGGCGGAAGACGAGTTGCCAATGCTTTTCTCCCGCTTCTGGCGCGGCGCGCACCGCCAGGACATTGGCGCAGGGCTGGGGCTGGCGATCTGCCAGGAAATCGCCGTCGCCCACGGTTGGACACTGACGGTCGAAAACCGCAAGCCAGGATTACAGCTCACGCTCACTAAGTAG